acgttaaacgatgatgatgatttcagcaTTCTTAACTGTTGAGCTCAAAATCTTCAATGTGAGGCCAAATAGATATCATGTAATCTTAAACacactaattaaattttataagcCTTGTTTGGTGTGACTCATTAGGTCACAGTCATTTTCATATAAAAGATCATACACCAGAGAGATAAAGACCGTGGGTTTAAAGTTCattcttgtcatatatatataatggattaaCTTCTGTCCTGTCTCTCAGTATTTCATGTGTATCAATGATGTTTATGATGTCTGAAATTCATATTACTAAATTgttatatgtatgactgtatatacacatacgtgtgtgtggatCTTGCAGAAGCTAGACACTCAAGTATATATGGGGCAAAGTGGAAAAGGTTGCTCTCATGGATGTGATTGTAAAAAGATTAGAATAACTGATATGAGGTTCTGAAGAAGACATGCTTTGATTGGCAAAACTTTGAGTTCTGGTTTagctgcatgtttgtgtgtgtgtgtgtgtgtatacatctatatatattattatatgctcAACAAGGTCCTTTCTTCCAATCCCTGCCCCCCAGGATACCCTCATTGCCTCCCTAACTGCAGATCTTTCTTACTACCAAGAAACATTTCACTCATTATCCACCCTTCACCCCTTAATACCTTCATCAACAGTTTCATTGATCACCTCCCCACACTAAATCAGCAACTCTCCTTCTCAACCCACCATATGTTGCTCACCCTCAAAAAAAATCTATCACCAGAAATTTCTGTGTCAACAGTGATAAACATCAATGGGTATTAAATGAACAAATGTGCATACACgagacaaataataatataatagcagGAAAGAAGCTCCTCAGAAAATATTCCACGATACACATCCATAGAGGCTGCACAAcaggaaagaagataaagaaaaccATTAGAACGGCGTACTAATTATCAAGAGTCATGCTTGACTATGTTCCGAGAAAGCATTAGGTGTAATTGTAACTTATATTTGGCTAGAGGAATTTATCTTCCTTTAAGAATTGTTATATTAGCTCCCATTTTGAAAGGTATACTTTTCCAATCAAGGAGCAGGACTGAACAACAAAACACttaatgcacaaaagggataggtATCCGGTGCTACTAAAGCAGCACGATCGCGCAGTCGActcgtccgcgctagctagtcgtgagtggtcgatcctagccCTGACCCTGTcactaaccctatccctaacccacgtgtgcaaatgaatacgtgtttagggttagggttggggttaggatcgaccactcaagactggCTGGCGCGGACATGCggctgcgcgttcgggaccgtgctgctttagtagtacctaggTATCCCATTAAAACAGTGTTGACAATTGGCGCATGTTCTGTGGAATTACAAAGACGATAAATTTGTTAGGAGCTACCAATAATTTGTTCAGTATGTTTTCAGCATAACGGTccaatattatatgtacatagatatgatAAGAATAAGGAACGTGGTGAAGTAGGTAGATAGCCTTAGAATTTAATAgcttaactgttgttgttggcactccgtcgcttacgacgtcgagggttccggttgatccgatcaacggaacagcctgcttgtgaaattaacgtgcaagtggttgagcactccacagacacgtgtacccttaatgtagttctcgaggatattcagcgtgacacagtgtgacaaggctggccctttgaattacaggcacaacagaaacaggaagtaagtgtgagagaaagttgtgttgccaccataccctgccggagcctcgtggagctttaagtgttttcgctcaataaacactcacaacgcccggtctgggaatcgaaaccgcgagtccgctgccctaaccactgggctattgcgtcTCCACTAATAGCTTAACTCATTCTCACAAACACTGCTTAAAAAGTCAAGGGAGATTACTCatcattatacatatttttccaGAAGTGGCCACAAGAGGCGCCACCACCCAGAAGTGAAATTTATTCCTGTTCGCGCACTCGCTTTTTTACATATGTAAAAGAATTATTCATTGGAAGGTTGGATTAAATTCTCCAAATGTCTCACTCATACGCAACGAAAGTGTAGTGATGTGTGTGTTGATCTGGTTGTTTAACTATGTACAGAGTtgaatgaataagaaaataagacAGTGCTCTGGTAAGGTAATTTCCGTGTGATTTTGTTAATGTAAGCAGTTGTTAGATTTGTTGGCTTCCAGATATATTTTACTGTTGTTAACGATGTTTTAATGGTGTATTGATGTTAAACGTTGTTATGTACTTGCCAATGTTCTGATCTAAAACAAACCTCAACAGACAATACCGTTATGAAGAAATATGGATGTCGAGAATGCAATAATTTCTAAAGTGATGCCCAATTATTGACTTGGTTACATCATTTCTTTGATAAAGTTAATCAAATAAATCTAACCCttagtataatacatatatctatgtccaCCTATAATACATGCAAGAAGCGAACAAGGGATCTGCTACATGTACGCCCGATATACGAGAAACAGTAGCCAGATTCCCTCACATCACACATAACTTCAGAAAAGAAGGACAGTGAAGTAAGAGGTGAATTATGCTGAGATATGATGACTGGTTGGAAAGTCTTCGCTATTAGTTGTGTTCGTCGATCTTTTCTATCATAGTTAGTCTAGTGTTAAGGACAAAACAGCTTGTAAAGAAGCTATACAATATGGTATTAATTTGTTGAGTGGTTGGCGGAAGAATATTTTTTTGATTCTGTGCTGCGGCCAGTTGGCTGATGACCTAATTTCCGTTTCGGTTTTCTTaggacttttgtttttatttaggaagaaaaaaaatttctgtgtatatttttgaatgaGGTATAATTCaggaatatttaaattatttgatttttattatgtAAGTTTTgaacacattttatatttatttaggcgaagagaaaaaaaggatatTATTCAGAGTGGTTAATTAATAGGATAACAGGAAATTAAGTGACGCACAGCCGAAATAGTTAAGTGGCGAATCTCTCAGCATCTTGTTTCTCGTTTGACACCAGCCAGCGAATTCTTGGTAATTTTTATGAGGTGAAAAATATATTCAGTCCTATTATTTAGCGGTCAACTACAAAGCAGTGTAACTTTTATTCGTCTAACTAGTCAGATCATGTCTTCCGATCcatgttgttattcttttatgtgttccaACCCAAAcgttgtggccatgctagagcatcagtATTTGAAGTGAAATGCTTGTGGCACTTAGGTTTCTCAAGCGGTCACATATCTAACTACTAACTAGACTtgacgttgcttaacttcagtGATCGGAAGAGAACTTTcaacgtgttgttgttgttttttccttaaaatttgagaaattattcaATCTgggttctcttttacttgtttcagtcatttgactgcggccatgctggagcaccgcctttagtcgagcaaatcgaccccaggacttattctatcggtctctttttgccgaaccgctaagttacggggcgtaaacataccaccatcggttgtcaagtgatgttggggggacaaacacaaacacacacacacacacagccactcctgtgggCTGAAGgcaaatgtaataataaaagtgaggtaaaatgcaataaattatttaattccatAGAACAAAATGGAAGTTGCGCACGGTTAACCCCTCATTCTCGATGACTGGGTGAGTTTACAGAGAAATTTGTTATTTTACAACACATGAACTTCTCTCTCAATAATCTGCAAGATGGGTCATGAAATGCTTCTTTGTGCATCTTGAGATCATTGGTTCTTGAATTCATTGGTCCAGCCGTTTGCTCCTTGGTTGAACTAGTTCATAAAGTTAAacgtaacaaaagaaaaattattagttGCGAAAGCAAAATGGAGTAGCATATAAGGTTGTGTGTTGTGAAAGGGAAACTGGAATGTTTTGGCCAGGGTCATTGATAAGATGCATGTCGGAAGGTTGTCAATAAGTTGAAATGTGTGAGGAAGATGGAGTGGGAATGGGGACATTACTAGAGAGAAAGGATGACCAGAGAAACTCACAtgacagtaacaaaaaaaaaaataattggatgagctaaaaaaaaattaacaggagtatatttacatatacacatatgtacccacttatatatgtatgtgtgtatttaatgtatgtgtgtgcagataagCATATCAAGacaatacatataacatacaaggAAGGAGAATGACATGGGTGATCTGTTAGCAAGTATTGTTTATAGTTTGTAGATTAGGTGGGACTTATTTGAGACAGCATCTTACCGCTTGATGCTCTTTCTCTGTCCAATCCTTGTTCGTCATgcaagagtctttttttttttttttttttattccactgaTCTTAAAAGTGTAGAGCAACCAGTTGTAATATCAgcagaaaatgtaaacatcatatcACTGTTTTGCTATAGGAGTGACATGCAAATTTGGgaatgtctatttatatacactagctggccccgtgctgtcaaaaatgacaactaattgtagtattttgtatataaatgttgagggttccagttgatccgatcaacggaacagcctgctcgtgaaattaacgtgcaagtggctgagcactccacagacacgtgtacccttaacgtagttctcggggatattcaacgtgacacagtgtgacaaggctggccctttgaattacaggcacaacagaaacaggaagtaagagtgagagaaagttgtggtgaaagagtacagaagggttcaccaccatcccctgccggagcctcgtggagctgtaggtgttttcactcaataaacactcacaacgcctggtctgggaattgaaaccgcgatcttatgactgcgagtccgctgccgtaaccactgggccctTGCACCTCCActgtatataaataaggtacaaaataatcacatatacaaacattcacctacttcccttgtacacgcacacacatatactctcacagAGTTGAaaagctgtttgatttttcttttcagcattgaatgttcaccaccctacttccattgcacacagacacacattcacatgaccccctttgacatacacatacatatactNNNNNNNNNNCATTCACATGACCCCctttgacatacacatacatatactcacgcagagttgaaatgctgtttgatttttttttcaccatagaACTTCCATCACTACCAAGTTTGCCAAtcaccccttcttttctcattcatatgttgtgacagagaaatgcacaagagtattattatagtagatacatgcatatatatatgtgtgtgtgtgtgtgtatgtataatatatgtatatgtatggtatatgtacatgtatgtatatatgtgtaatatatatatatataatatgtgtgtatatatatatatatatatatatatatatacatacatgtatagtgttANNNNNNNNNNNNNNNNNNNNNNNNNNNNNNNNNNNNNNNNNNNNNNNNNNNNNNNNNNNNNNNNNNNNNNNNNNNNNNNNNNNNNNNNNNNNNNNNNNNNNNNNNNNNNNNNNNNNNNNNNNNNNNNNNNNNNNNNNNNNNNNNNNNNNNNNNNNNNNNNNNNNNNNNNNNNNNNNNNNNNNNNNNNNNNNNNNNNNNNNNNNNNNNNNNNNNNNNNNNNNNNNNNNNNNNNNNNNNNNNNNNNNNNNNNNNNNNNNNNNNNNNNNNNNNNNNNNNNNNNNNNNNNNNNNNNNNNNNNNNNNNNNNNNNNNNNNNNNNNNNNNNNNNNNNNNNNNNNNNNNNNNNNNNNNNNNNNNNNNNNNNNNNNNNNNNNNNNNNNNNNNNNNNNNNNNNNNNNNNNNNNNNNNNNNNNNNNNNNNNNNNNNNNNNNNNNNNNNNNNNNNNNNNNNNNNNNNNNNNNNNNNNNNNNNNNNNNNNNNNNNNNNNNNNNNNNNNNNNNNNNNNNNNNNNNNNNNNNNNNNNNNNNNNNNNNNNNNNNNNNNNNNNNNNNNNNNNNNNNNNNNNNNNNNNNNNNNNNNNNNNNNNNNNNNNNNNNNNNNNNNNNNNNNNNNNNNNNNNNNNNNNNNNNNNNNNNNNNNNNNNNNNNNNNNNNNNNNNNNNNNNNNNNNNNNNNNNNNNNNNNNNNNNNNNNNNNNNNNNNNNNNNNNNNNNNNNNNNNNNNNNNNNNNNNNNNNNNNNNNNNNNNNNNNNNNNNNNNNNNNNNNNNNNNNNNNNNNNNNNNNNNNNNNNNNNNNNNNNNNNNNNNNNNNNNNNNNNNNNNNNNNNNNNNNNNNNNNNNNNNNNNNNNNNNNNNNNNNNNNNNNNNNNNNNNNNNNNNNNNNNNNNNNNNNNNNNNNNNNNNNNNNNNNNNNNNNNNNNNNNNNNNNNNNNNNNNNNNNNNNNNNNNNNNNNNNNNNNNNNNNNNNNNNNNNNNNNNNNNNNNNNNNNNNNNNNNNNNNNNNNNNNNNNNNNNNNNNNNNNNNNNNNNNNNNNNNNNNNNNNNNNNNNNNNNNNNNNNNNNNNNNNNNNNNNNNNNNNNNNNNNNNNNNNNNNNNNNNNNNNNNNNNNNNNNNNNNNNNNNNNNNNNNNNNNNNNNNNNNNNNNNNNNNNNNNNNNNNNNNNNNNNNNNNNNNNNNNNNNNNNNNNNNNNNNNNNNNNNNNNNNNNNNNNNNNNNNNNNNNNNNNNNNNNNNNNNNNNNNNNNNNNNNNNNNNNNNNNNNNNNNNNNNNNNNNNNNNNNNNNNNNNNNNNNNNNNNNNNNNNNNNNNNNNNNNNNNNNNNNNNNNNNNNNNNNNNNNNNNNNNNNNNNNNNNNNNNNNNNNNNNNNNNNNNNNNNNNNNNNNNNNNNNNNNNNNNNNNNNNNNNNNNNNNNNNNNNNNNNNNNNNNNNNNNNNNNNNNNNNNNNNNNNNNNNNNNNNNNNNNNNNNNNNNNNNNNNNNNNNNNNNNNNNNNNNNNNNNNNNNNNNNNNNNNNNNNNNNNNNNNNNNNNNNNNNNNNNNNNNNNNNNNNNNNNNNNNNNNNNNNNNNNNNNNNNNNNNNNNNNNNNNNNNNNNNNNNNNNNNNNNNNNNNNNNNNNNNNNNNNNNNNNNNNNNNNNNNNNNNNNNNNNNNNNNNNNNNNNNNNNNNNNNNNNNNNNNNNNNNNNNNNNNNNNNNNNNNNNNNNNNNNNNNNNNNNNNNNNNNNNNNNNNNNNNNNNNNNNNNNNNNNNNNNNNNNNNNNNNNNNNNNNNNNNNNNNNNNNNNNNNNNNNNNNNNNNNNNNNNNNNNNNNNNNNNNNNNNNNNNNNNNNNNNNNNNNNNNNNNNNNNNNNNNNNNNNNNNNNNNNNNNNNNNNNNNNNNNNNNNNNNNNNNNNNNNNNNNNNNNNNNNNNNNNNNNNNNNNNNNNNNNNNNNNNNNNNNNNNNNNNNNNNNNNNNNNNNNNNNNNNNNNNNNNNNNNNNNNNNNNNNNNNNNNNNNNNNNNNNNNNNNNNNNNNNNNNNNNNNNNNNNNNNNNNNNNNNNNNNNNNNNNNNNNNNNNNNNNNNNNNNNNNNNNNNNNNNNatgagatgcaccattttgagcgtggccgttgccagtaccgcctgactggctcccgtaggattttcgagcgagatcgttgccagtgcccctggactggcttgtgcgggtggcacataaaagacaccatttcgagcgtggccgtttttgtgcgggtgacacgtaaaagcacccactacactctctgagtggttggcgttaggaagggcatccagctgtagaaactctgccaaattagactggagcctggtgttgccatccggtttcaccagtcctcagtcaaatcgtccaacccatgctagcatggaaagcggacgttaaacgatgatgatcatcatcatcatcatgtaacatccgttttccattctggcatgggttggacggttcaagcATGACTTTTTGTTATTTAAGGATAACATTACAGTCAGTTTTATATCTTCATGTCTTCCATGTGGTGGACTGATCTGTAATTACTCAAATGTatctaatgaaatatttgaaatattaatcatttgttttctgttcatttcaactttatgttgttcttgttactatgTAATATCTCAAGTCCATATTAAATCTACTTTTTTTGATTGCATTTTATGAGACTGAAAGTTTAACATATGTGAAAACTGAACCTTAATCTTTAAGTTAACTTGTGTATTTTATTgcaaccacatgtgtgtgtgtttgtattacaggcttccatacagtttctatttaccagtTCTACTTACAATGCATTGATCAGCTCAGacctgtagtagaagatacttgctgaaaataccacacagtgggactgaacctgaagccatgtggttgggaagtgcaaacttctgaaccacacaccTATTCCTATGCTTATCACTGGTCGTAAACTAATGcctcctttcttttatttcagagtATACTTTCAACAATCTTGGCTGAGATAACTACTATGTTTACTTTTATCGATGGTTTTTAGGATAACAGTATGATAAACTTCTTTGGTTGCCAAGTAAGATAAGAGTGGCCGTAATTACAACTCAACTAATAGAAAATATTACAAGTGAGCCATCGAAACTGAATGTCAAGTAAGATTCGGTTGAAGAAGATATGCTTTAGTGTGGAATTTTGTTGGGATATTTTCATTTGATAGCCCAGCAATAAAATGTGTAATTTTCATTGTGGAAATACATTGCATTTGAAAATTGGTTCAAACACTAGAGAATCTTTACTAGTGTGATGTTAATGTGAAAGCATTTTTTTTGAAAGAGTTTGTTTTGTCTGCACACAGATGTTTTAAGATGGAGGAAAAATACTACGACTGTGAATTTTGTAGGGAAGTTTTTCCAACTAATGAAGAATTGAATGCTCATAAACTCATTCATGCAgcagaaaaaccctatcaatgtGAGGATTGTGGGACTGCATTCTCTGAGAGTAGTGAGTTATTATCTCATAAATGTACAGTTCATACGGGAGACAAACgaagccaatgtgaaatttgtgggaaatcttttTCGAAAAATAGTAATCTTTCTGCTCATGTACGCACTGTTCATATGGGAGAAAAGCCCTACATTTGTGAATTTTGTGGGAAAGCATTTACAGCAGCTTGTGGTTTAACAAGACACAAAACtcttcatacaggagaaaagccccATGTTTGTCAAATTTGTGGCAAGGCATTTCCTAGAATCCATGAATTATCAGTTCATACAAATACGCATACAGATGAAAATCCATTCAAATGTGACATTTGTGAGAAGGTATTTTCTTCAGGCAGTTCATTAAAacgtcatacatatacacatactggtGAAAAACCTTATCGTTGTAGTGTTTGTGGGAAAGCATTTTCTAATACTGGTTCATTAGAATTTCATAAATATACTCATACTAATGAGAAACCATATAAATGTGACATTTGTGGAAAAGCATTTCCCAGAAACTGTGACCTTTcagttcataaatatattcataccgGGGAAAAACCATACAATTGTGACATTTGTGGGAAAGCCTTTTCTAGAAACCAAGACCTTACAATTCATAGATATACTCATACAGATGAAAAGCCATATAGTTGTGAGGTTTGTGGAAAATCATTTACTAGAAATCATGACCTTTCAGTTCATAAATATAGTCACACTGGTGAGAAACCATTCaaatgtgaaatttgtgggaaagcaTTTTCCGGAAAACGATACCTTTCAGttcataaatatactcacactGATGAGAAACCTTACAAATGTGATGTTTGTGGGAAAGCATTTCCTAGAAACTGTGATCTTTCAATTCATAAATATACTCATAGTGATGAAAAACCGTATAAATGTGATGTTTGTGGAAAAGCATTTGCTAGAAACCGTGACCTTAcagttcatacatacactcacactggTGAAAAGCCGTACAAATGTGATGTTTGCGATAAGGCGTTTTGTAAAAAAGGTTCACTAAAAGTTCATAGATATAACCATACTGGTGAAAAACCATACAAATGTGACATTTGTGACAGAGCATTTTCTAATAATGGTTCATTACAATTTCATAAATATAGTCATACAGATGAAAAACCTTTCAAATGTGACATTTGTGGGAAAGGATTCCCTAGAAACAGTGATCTTTCAGTCCATAAATATGTCCATTCTGATGAAAAACCATATaattgtgacatttgtggtaaggCATTTTCTAGAAACTATGACCTTTCTGTtcatatatacagtcatacaggAGGAAAACCATACAAATGTGACACTTGTGGGAAAACATTCTCTAGAAACTGTGACCTTTCAGTTCATAAGTATACTCATACTGATGAAAAACCATACAAATGTGATGTTTGTGGGAAAGCATTTCCTAGAAATCATGACCTCTCAGTTCATAAATCTACCCATACTGGTGAAAAACCTTATAAATGTGACATTTGTGGGAAAGAATATCCTAGAAACTGTGACCTCTCAGCTCATAAATATACTCATAGTGGTGAAAAACCATACAAATGTGACATTTGCGAGAAAGCATTTTCTCGAAATATTTCCTTAACAAGACATAAGAAGACTCATATTGGGAAAATAATCATAACTGTGTGAAACATCTGTAGAGAAATCTACAAAATATAAACTGAGAGATGAAAATATGTCCTGGTACAACTGAGAAGcagtattattgatatatttgaacttttctttcatttctattgaaataaactTTCTTGTATACAACTTAATTAAATACAGGTTATTCCTGattctttcattattcattttctataatcTCTATAACTCCCTCTGACCAACCCACAAATTCTTTACCTTGTAACAACTGTAAAATTTGTGAAACTACCTCTTCTACAATATAACCGATGTACTTGAACCTATTCTCTCATTGTTATTGAAGTGGTCTTTGTTCTTTCAGATATTCTGATTGTATAGTAAacacttatttttatttgtttggtttGAAAGATAACCGTTTTATATCATGTCTTTAGTTAAGAATGAAATAATGATaccagtaattttatttttaaatatgctaaataACAGTTTGTCAActcttatttgcttttattttttacattgttgAATTGGTAATTTTATTTCACCACTTTCAAAGTTGTCCATCCTCTCACTAATGGTCTCTGGTCTTTGAAACTCAATATAATTGCTCTTGACGCTAGCAAAGATTTTGGTTATATCTACATGAAAAACCTTCTGAAAGAAAATAGTTTTGCAGCATGTATTTCCTGTTAAAAGTATTCATATACTATACACTCTAGTATGACTCACTAATTCTAATACAGACCCACCTTCATACCTTTAAAACAAAGGTTATAACAGGTGTCATCCCAGATATCTTGGAACACATCTTGAAATGAAGATATTTCAATATACAACCACAACCTACTTACATCTTAAACTTTCAATCTCTGTAAATGTTAAGCCTCACAGTCTCTCCTAATTCTTGTGATGTCCCCATATCCAAGACATCCTTGACTTCCAAAAGTCAAAATCCTTGTTTCAGATTTTGATGCTATATAACACTGAACAACTACTGGCCCCCTTTAAGGCAAACGTATGACCAACACAGGAATACGGTTCACAAATGTGTGACAGTTTAACTGGTTATAGTATTATTGTGGGGCCTGGAAGGTGGAGACTCACAAGTTGGTTGGGAGTATCTACAAGTGGAATGAACCCATCCAACTCCAAGGAGCAGAACTTTAGAGAAAGCAGAAGGAGTAGCCAGCACATCTGTAGATCAGAGACAAGTATGTGGGTAAAACACTTCATCCAGTCaatcgagtgcttttctagtgGTATCTGGGTAAATGTAGCCAAGACAGTAGAGATGGGAGCAGTATTCCAATGTGGGTGTTATGAGAGCTTTGTAGAAGGTTAGTGTATGATGGGGTCTTGAGTATATTTTGTCAAGAAGAAAAAGGCCTGGCTTTTTAATGcagtctttcatttgtttgtaatATGTATCTGTCGAGAGACCAACAGTGATGTTGAAGATTTGAAACGATCAAGAAAATTCTATTTGTGTGATGttcattggggggggggggcgtaagTAGGAGTGGTGAGTCGCTATGTTTTGGTATATGAATTCTTTTTGCTGTTAAAAAGACAAGATTGACATGATATAAGATATTTCTCAGGTTTCTGTCCAAGAAGTGATTGCAGAGTCCGTGTGTAATACCAGGCTAACATGTGGATGATGCTTGAGTACAGAAGTTTTGAGAGAAATGAAGGACATATCGCTGAAGTTGATGGCAAGAAGAGTGTAAATGACAAAACTGAGCCGTTGGTCTTACAAAACCAAGAGAGGAGAAATGAATTGAATCCATAGATGAACAATTTGTAGTAAAACTTCCTACCTTGGACTCAGTCTGCCAGATATCAACAGAAGCTTTGCTCATGTCAGAACTTTTTGAGAGCAAGAACTGCCACAGCAATTACTAAGCTAACTTGATGTGCTATAGGTCCTGAGAAGTGGGGGACGGTGTGCATATATGACTGTATGGTAGATAGTTGTGGTGAGGTAGTTGTTGGAAAACCCAGTAGTTGCACAGGGTTATGAT
This region of Octopus bimaculoides isolate UCB-OBI-ISO-001 chromosome 6, ASM119413v2, whole genome shotgun sequence genomic DNA includes:
- the LOC106873523 gene encoding zinc finger protein 845 codes for the protein MEEKYYDCEFCREVFPTNEELNAHKLIHAAEKPYQCEDCGTAFSESSELLSHKCTVHTGDKRSQCEICGKSFSKNSNLSAHVRTVHMGEKPYICEFCGKAFTAACGLTRHKTLHTGEKPHVCQICGKAFPRIHELSVHTNTHTDENPFKCDICEKVFSSGSSLKRHTYTHTGEKPYRCSVCGKAFSNTGSLEFHKYTHTNEKPYKCDICGKAFPRNCDLSVHKYIHTGEKPYNCDICGKAFSRNQDLTIHRYTHTDEKPYSCEVCGKSFTRNHDLSVHKYSHTGEKPFKCEICGKAFSGKRYLSVHKYTHTDEKPYKCDVCGKAFPRNCDLSIHKYTHSDEKPYKCDVCGKAFARNRDLTVHTYTHTGEKPYKCDVCDKAFCKKGSLKVHRYNHTGEKPYKCDICDRAFSNNGSLQFHKYSHTDEKPFKCDICGKGFPRNSDLSVHKYVHSDEKPYNCDICGKAFSRNYDLSVHIYSHTGGKPYKCDTCGKTFSRNCDLSVHKYTHTDEKPYKCDVCGKAFPRNHDLSVHKSTHTGEKPYKCDICGKEYPRNCDLSAHKYTHSGEKPYKCDICEKAFSRNISLTRHKKTHIGKIIITV